The segment gttgcagcagtgtgaccatgaccatgacaaatcacatagattgctctccatctggttgtcgcttgacagccaccgctacctgactaaTGACTATAGttattaaactggtttgggttccggttcccagagggttcaggaaaaactccttgattcctttgaggataccttccggtattgtgcatgatagacctgcattcaaatgctctatgcccaagcttgttgcatgcataacaattaccattgaatctattggatctaggcttatcatttagaaaataaggaaaattattgtaagccttacttctgcatacattagcaatgtgtccttcattgagatagttaaagaaaacaggtttgaacttttgcttacctttatcctttgatgtcagttgtttctttgatgctccactttttgttccagaggtctcaccttcctcatattcagagaaaccaagtccattggtattctttaccagtttggctgattcaagcttctgctctagcttgactgagctcttgttgaatttggcaagtatttcctttgattcagtgagttctttggaaatggcagcattggattccttcaaggttacattctcagaaatagccatgtttagttcaccttgcacttcttttTTTTCCATTTTGCTTCCATGAAGACAAGTGGTAAGTGCACTggtctcttgcttcagcttggagatctcatgatctttgtcttttaccagattttcagctttcctctgattctcaagctcttaacacattctgatagttaggccttcaagttcccttcttaggttggcattggactcattcagtttttcaacttctttagggattccatgtccgcttcatcagaagaactgttttcagttagctccatcaattttcAGCATGGTCTCTTCTCTTTGCCTGacaggccttatatttgaccataagttcatcataggcttgctcaaactgagtgagctgatgagtaagttccctcacagtgtattcccccatatctctttccaagtggttagacttatagaaaggttggctctgataccagttgatgaatactaagagggggggtcaattagtataccaaaaaatactatacttaaaaactttaatagtctagcagtaaaccagtaaaaaaCTTTAcaaaacaaactggttaacacacatgcaaaccaaatagaaaataatgcattcacccacagaagcacaatcaccataacacaagagattttaacatggaaacccaaatgtgaaaaaccatggtgagatgaaactcacaagtaactatctgcagaatagtaaccacaccggttaaggtcagaccaattaaggtcatacaatgttctttaccagaatagatcctgttaggaatctcaatctctgttaggagataagtttgattaaagactaccttgtgagaggatttcagatccacagatgtgaaccaccttgttagaggatttacaaaggcttttttgagcctacccagttaagggtttctaacttatcaaagatgtgagtaatcaacaagtgaatgatctagtaaATGGAACAGTCTACTTGATTacatccattgtagctcatagctaatgcatttcagcattacttcagtctttagtaactccttactttgttacaactcacagacttgatcttctcagttaagatcgtacattcaagagctcatcaaccaccacgaaccctatcagctacacacatattctaaaaccctagacataatgtccttaaaaggaatctgatttcatgtcggtccaataggattacattgcaagttcctaggttcattgtatctagacacatttggtaacatgacacaaaatcacagtcaaagtgtcgatggatggtaactcgtcacaaaaatatatcggttggtaactcatcacagagtattactagtttgtccaactttctggttaccggttggtgactcagagtaataccgatttAGCGGAttattggttgacaaaaattgaagtctaggaaaaagataattgccgcttctggctcctttgctccgctccgcttgagatccttaaaccgcttgatctctctatgccacttgggtctttataccgcttgagatcggtaaacactttctgcataacaactgtagtctaaagactacaacatgataccggtttggaacaattaccggttgagcataattcatacattctcaaagtgatctcatagcaagtgtgtgtccatcaatgacaatcacaacataatcatcaaaatgccaacaatcatttccatttatgttattttattatcCTCTTCTCCCATGAGAGCCCATGATTTTTATCAGCACAATATTTTCTATTGTAGATGTGGGAACACCAACACAGAGTTTGACCAAGGAAAAATCCTATACAACTTAAATCCCCACCCTTTCATGTGTGTAGGTGTAAATCTGAAGGATTTAGATAGTTATAGTGGCACAAATGGACAAAGTAGACAATGGTAGACCATTCAAGGCTTTTAAAAACTCAAAACCCTATAAATATAGCACCCAACACTTCTATCATCCCAATTTGACTCCATATTTTAAGGATAGCTAACAAGATTCTTTCTCAGACCATCACCAACATCAACTCTTGTTTACACAACACAAGGAATCTAGTGTTGAACATTAGATTCCTATCTAGTTAAATCTAGTTTTAGCATTAAGTTCGTCTTTGTGTCTCATTTCTAGATCTCCCTTTTATTTCTACAATTTTATTTGTGTCTTTTGCATTCAATTAAAATTGTTTAGTTCTACCATGTTTAGCCTAGTTCATTGCACATACTCAACAAATCCCAATCACATACAAACACAAATTAGAGGTTTGAAGTCTAAGAGGTAGCTTGGATCTTTCTTGTGGATAAAAACCAATCTCACTCACATCTCTAATGATTGTATGGGAGAAGGATTTCCCTAGGTTAATGCACATGTTAGTCTAGGACCACTTTTCCTCCATTTTAGTAATCTAAAGACTTATATGGATTTGGATATTGATGTTATGGAGGCCTCCCTACTCATGAGATCCTTGAAGTTCCTATTATTTGTCATccttcaatttctaccttgtctcCATGGATGGTGTCAATGTGTATACTCTAGTTTGTGTTGTGGGATTTTCTTAACTATTGGCTTCTTAATTTTGATGCTCATCTCCTTATACATGTTTCCCCCAATTAAGGTCTTCGAAATTTTTTTCCCTCTTTATTTATTATTAGTGAAATTAGATAATCTTTTTTTTGGAATACGAACCATAGGAGAAATACTAGCCTTTTGACTCATGTAGCATAGTCACAACCTAGGTCAAGAATGTGAGAACAACCAAAATTATGTTTAACATTACTTAGTATTTTAGTATTGCCAACTTTCTATAGATATTTTTATATGTATTCTTTTTTTTGTAAGTATTTTTTTAAATAGATCCTCTTTATTTCACTTTGTAAATGGGTTGGGCCCTTTTAAAACACCTTTTTCCTAATTATTAACACCAAAGATATCTTTAATGACACCAACAACCATCAATAAATATTAATTGCACATCACTACAAAATCTactattcaattttgatatagaGTGTACATGGAATCATGGTAACCATAATCCAAATACAGTAAACTACAACCCTAATATCTTTATAAGATAAAGTAGAAATACAATCTTTAAACTAAGAAGATAAAACACCACTTACAATGAAATGTTAATGCAACTCCACCAACATTGCATTTGGATAAATTACTATGTTAATGCAACACCTATAAGAACTCTAAAATTAGACATCATGGACAAATTTAATGATTTATTAAAACAAATAGATAGAAATTACTTACATATGAAATTTTTTAATGTTCAAAATAGTAAAATGGAGAAAGGACAATAATACCACAAATTAGCACATAGAAAAATATCCACattaattataaaaatttaaaaattgaaccCCCTTTGGTGGAGGtgtaagtacacacacacacacacacacacacacacacatgcatgcatgcatgcatgcatacatacatacatacatacttatatacatatttatatgtatatgtatatgtatatgtatatatgtatatatgtatatatgtatatatatacacacatacacacacacacacacacacacacacacacacacacacacacacacacacacacacacacacacacacacacacacacacacacacacacacaaaccatACCAGGCTGGCATGATGCGCATACAATTTTAAGAATGTTTTTTTATAGCTCTAAAGAAAATATCTTATTTTTTTACGAGTAACATCCATATGAATAGCTGGATTGTATGGCTATAGTGATCCATATAgaatattatttataaatatttcacCATTGCCTAAAAATTAGTAAAACACAAACAACCTAAAACATAATCATGTTATATATAGATCTATAGGTTTTAGTCCTTCTAGACTCAATGATGTCAAAGTCCATTTCTTTCATGAGGCCTCTATTAAATTTCACCCCCAAACACTTGCTAAAGATCCCCAAAAAAGACAAACTTACCAATTCTTCATCAAATATTACATCTACAAAAAAACTTAAGTCTAAAAATACACTTAAATAGttgaaaataaaaacattattttcttTCTAATAAGCCATAGATTCAACCATGCACAAGAATCTACTCATACCAAGGTTTAACAACTAAGAATGTATTTTCTCTCTAAACTTGAAAACTAAGTATTGATACCAAATGaatagattttttatttatatacACTATTTTCACATAACCCCAAGAGAAACTATATAAACCAAGAGTTTAGAATCcacaatacaaaataataaacaaacCTATTATCAAGATGACACAAGATTTATTGTGTGAAAGCCCTAAAAGGGAAAAATCAACCTCTAAAAGCACTCACATGATCAATGTATTATCAAGCATGCATAATTATTACAACAGACTTTCAATCACTCAGTGCAACTCTCTAATTGAATTTATTgtgaataaaaataaagaaaaatcgtGTAGCCACACATTCAAGTCACGCTTCCTCTCTTCACATATTGCAATTATAAGAGATGATTACTCAGCCTTAGCCAACTGATCAATGCATTATTTCATATACCAATTAAAGGATTTCAATGTATTATTTCATATAATTGAATATTAATGAATCCACCCTTTTTCTAATAAGTAGTTTTTTTTAGAATTGGGACATTGAAAATGATCTATCTATGTGTGAACATTGTATGGGCATATGCAATATTGAAGATTCTTATTTTCGATCATTCATACACATTTATATGGGCAACCCTAGTAATGTATTTATAAATATTAGTAGTCCCATAAATATTGGAAAACACAAAAGAAGGCAAGATGTATTGCACACAAAGTGAAGAAAAGTAATTTATAAGTACAATATAGATCCATAGTTGTTGACTTGCAAGTAATCCTCAAAACTCATTGCTACATATTGTGGACAAAATGTTTTGACTATGAATCTATCATACATTTACCATTTACTATTTGTGATCCCAAAATACATGAAATCTACATTTTAAGTAGTCTTTAGACATCCATCCATTATAAGAATAATTACATTTACTTACTTTACACCTAATTACTAAAAATTAACACATCATTATCAATTATTGATTGATTAGACTTATATATAATTTCATTAAACTATAAAATCAAACTTCAAAAATTATTTTTCCTTGGTATATCGATTGAACATTCGattgattaaattttttattaatattataataatatatcatTCTAAACATTTTCACAACAAGAACGGAAATTATCTCCTTTGGAAATGTTTAAGCTACTACAAAGTTTTCTATTTCGCTAAAATTCTATATCAGCAAGAGCAACATgtattatttacttatttattgttGTGTACGTAGCACGAACATCAACTCAGAATGGTGATTACCAAACATTAATTCAATATTCGCCACCACCGACACCAGAATTCAACAAACACTAAATTgacataatacaatataatattatagatCATGAAGACAACGAGGAGGAGAACACCACGATAAGGAGATGGGCCCATTTCAACCAAATTTATTTCATAAGTCAGCAAAGGAAAAGTGGAAAGACGTCCAGTTCAATGGTTACATAGAATTACAGTGAAAATATGTTGACTGTATATCTGTTTAAAAAGGGTAAGAAACCCATTAAAATGTTTTCCACATGTACGTTCTATTCCGATTCTGGAAATTTTTAACATCACCAGTGGTTTCTGTATCTTCTTTCCATTGTCTAAGGTTGCCCTAAATGCTTGTAGTCAAATCATAATCCCTGTGTCCTTTCCATGTCGGTGCTATACCCGTACATTATCATCTCTTGTTCCCTATCGCCAACTGCTCCTTTCCACTCCTTCCAAACATTGCCTCTACATCATCTCTTCGCTTTCTATTTAAGCTTTGAGATTACAGACATCTCTGTATTGAGTTCTGCTTTGTTTTCCTAAGCTTTGCTTTGTTTCTCCTAGATGGAGAACACTGCAACGAGCTGCAGTGGAGCGAAAGGGTGGTTGACGTATGCTCTAGTTCCCCTCACTTGTAGTGGGCACAAATTATATAGCTTCGGGACTTTTCAGGAAGAAGATAATATCTATGCATGGAAGAAGTACGTGGCGATGTTGGTTACGGCTCTGTTTTTTGCAGTAATCATGTCCTGGTGGAGTCCGGGAGGATGTGCCTGGGCCGGAAAGAACAACAAGAGCGAGAGGATTCCAGGGCCCAGAGGATGGCCCATAATCGGAAGTCTAATGGAAATGAGTGGTGGCCATGCTCACCGTAAGCTTGCTCATTTGGCCAGTATTCATGAAGCCAAAAGGTTGATGGCGTTCAGCTTGGGGTCGACCCCTGCTGTCATAACGTCCGATCCAGAAGTGGCTAGGGAGCTCTTGAGCTCCCCCCACTTTGCGGACAGGCCTCTCAAACAATCTGCTCAGCAGCTCATGTTCGGGAGGGCAATAGGCTTTGCACCCAACGGCGACTACTGGAGGATGCTGCGTAGGATTTCGGCTGCTCATCTTTTCAGTCCACGAAGAATTGCTGTCCACGAAGCTGGGCGTCAGAGGGACTGTCTTACAATATTGGCTGATATACGCAGTGAGTGGACATGCAAGGGCGCCGTAAAGCTCCGCCCACATCTTCAGATGGCGGCACTGAACAATATCATGGGAAGTGTGTTTGGCACAAGGTTGGGCGGTGATAGAGAAGGTCGAGAGGTGAGAGAGATGGTGGAGGAAGGGTTTGAATTGCTTGGGGCATTCAATTGGGCCGATCATCTGCCATGGCTGCGGATTTTTGATCCCCTGCGAATCCACGCCCGTTGCGCTAAACTTATACCTCGAGTTAAGGCTTTCGTCCAACATATCATTAACCAACATAGACAGTCCACTTTGCCCAGGAACACAGCAGATTCAGATTTCGTGGATGTGCTCCTTTCTCTTCAAGGACACGAGAATCTCCACGATGACGACATCATTGCTGTTCTTTGGGTAAGCAGTACTCTATCCTGTTTTTATTTTTCACACGGCATATCCAAATCTCCAGCGAAACCCATATTTGATATAATAATATTTGTCATATACAGGAGATGATATTCCGCGGCACCGACACTGTCGCTTTAGTTACGGAGTGGACGATGGCGGAGTTGGTACTGAATGAAGAAATACAAGGCAGAGCTCAGGCGGAGTTGGAGGCAGTGGTGGGGTGGAATAGAAGCGTGCAGGAGGAGGACATTCCGAAGCTTCCGTACCTTCAGGCCGTGGTAAAAGAGAGTTTGCGAATGCACCCACCTGGACCTCTGCTGTCGTGGGCCCGCCTGTGCACGGAGGATGCTGACATAGCAGACGGGTTGCATGTTCCAGCGGGGACGACCGCCATGGTGAACATGTGGTCCATCACTCACGACCCTGAGATCTGGGGATCGCCTCATGAATTCCGCCCAGAAAGATTTCTTGAAGAGAAAGTAGACGTTCGGGGGAGTGATTTGAGGCTGGCGCCCTTTGGTGCAGGTCGGCGAGTTTGCCCGGGTAAGGCTCTCGGCCTCGCCACTGTTCATCTTTGGGTGGCCAAACTACTCCACCATTACGAGTGGATTCCTTCATCCCAACACCCAGTTGATCTCACTGAGATTCTCAAATTGTCCTC is part of the Cryptomeria japonica chromosome 10, Sugi_1.0, whole genome shotgun sequence genome and harbors:
- the LOC131059829 gene encoding cytochrome P450 78A4, which gives rise to MENTATSCSGAKGWLTYALVPLTCSGHKLYSFGTFQEEDNIYAWKKYVAMLVTALFFAVIMSWWSPGGCAWAGKNNKSERIPGPRGWPIIGSLMEMSGGHAHRKLAHLASIHEAKRLMAFSLGSTPAVITSDPEVARELLSSPHFADRPLKQSAQQLMFGRAIGFAPNGDYWRMLRRISAAHLFSPRRIAVHEAGRQRDCLTILADIRSEWTCKGAVKLRPHLQMAALNNIMGSVFGTRLGGDREGREVREMVEEGFELLGAFNWADHLPWLRIFDPLRIHARCAKLIPRVKAFVQHIINQHRQSTLPRNTADSDFVDVLLSLQGHENLHDDDIIAVLWEMIFRGTDTVALVTEWTMAELVLNEEIQGRAQAELEAVVGWNRSVQEEDIPKLPYLQAVVKESLRMHPPGPLLSWARLCTEDADIADGLHVPAGTTAMVNMWSITHDPEIWGSPHEFRPERFLEEKVDVRGSDLRLAPFGAGRRVCPGKALGLATVHLWVAKLLHHYEWIPSSQHPVDLTEILKLSSQMATPLTAIPATRISY